Genomic DNA from uncultured Acetobacterium sp.:
AAGAGATTTCACATCGCCAATTTCGCCTGCACCTAACATGGCCGGTAAAACATCAGGGTGAATATTTGGTATAACGTGTGACTCTAACATATGGATACCACCCACATGTGCCCCATTCTTTATTGATGCTTCGACGGCACCCACATCTCCAGCAATAATACTAACGTATTTTCCTGGACATAAGGGTGATGCCATCAGCAGCTCAACATTTCCGGATTTCAGCATTTCATCAGTGGATTCTATACCAACTGGAATGCTCTTAAATTCCATAAAACCAACTGCTTTTTTCAAAATACCACTTCTTTCTATACTGTGAATGATTTAATTTTTTTACCAATTGCTCCAGTTTGAGATTAAACTAAAATTAATCCGCCTAAAATTGTAAAGTTGATAAACTGAGTAATAAAGATTGTTACTGCAGGAGGGTCTATATGGGTATCGCAATGACTATTAAGTGTTTTTGCGGCCCATTCGCCTACAAACGCTGTGAACATACCTGTAATCATACCACCGATGATGGCGGCAAATGGATTTAAGGTAGCACTGAACATTAATACAGCTGTAGATCCTGAAGGTAAAACAATGTGATGCCATCCTTCAAATGCACAACCACACATGATCAAGATCAAAGAGAAAGCAGCGATTGCAAAACCAATTATTGGTACCATTGTGAACAGGTAAGCAGCTTCTTCGCTTCCGCCAACAAGACCCAATGTTCCTAAAGTAGCTGCAACACCACCGATAAGGATACCAATAGAAGCACCATAGGTAAGTACAAAACCTAACCGACTACCAGTAGAGATCCATTCTCTTTTTTCACCAGCCGGTGTTTTTCCTGTAAGTCCAGTTTTGCCGAAGACTAAACGAGTGATAATACCAGAAAGCATTACTGTACAAGCAACGGTATCGGTCCAACCAGCTGCTCCATCACCAAGAATGCCGTTAAAAATAATTGGTCCTACTAATGGTCCAACAATGTATTGGATTAGGAAACCAACCATACCGAAGATACCACCAACGATCAATACCATCGGATCGCCGAATTTTACAAGTGGAGTAACGATATCTTGTCCATTTTCAATATGATTTCTTGTCATTGCAAACGCAGCACCGGCAACAGCACCAGCGAAGGCAATATGTGGTCCAAACCAGGAGCCGAAACTAATAATACCAACTGCTGGAGCACCATTTGCACCACCCATGATTGCCGCTAAAACGGTTAAACCGGTGAAAACAAAGGCTGTGATCCCGCCCATAAATGTGGCTAATACGCCACCGCCGAATGCGGCGATTAACATTGTAAAGTCCATAATTATCCCCCTTAAAATATGATTTAGGACTCGATAGTGATTTTTTCACTATCCGCGGCTAAAATCCTACCGCTAATACTCGCAAAAACTTTTGAGCTCAGTTTTCCATCAGGGATATCCCCAACCAGTTGACCTCGTTCGACATAATCCCCAACGTTTACAACTGCCACTGCAGGAGCACCTATATGTTGTGACAATAATAGGTTGACTTTAGTAAACGTTTTATCCGTTTCAACCATTGGAGCCGGAAGATCATACTTCGTCAGTCCCAATCGTGATACCAAACGGTAAACATTAAACTGCTTGCCTTCTCTGAAGGGTATTGCAGATGTTGGAGCTTCGTGATGAGGGTTTTTCAAACCTCTGCTTCCAAGTTCTCGCTTCAGCATGGTATTGAACTTCCAAGGTTGTAGGTCCATTACACATGCATATTGACATAAGCCACATTCACAGCATAGAAAAGCGTTTGTAGCTTGAGTGGTCGTGTCGCAGGTTGAACCATAAGCGGCAATCCGCATCAATTTATGGGGTTGTAAATTATGCCCTAATGCGTATCTTGGACATAGCTCAGTACAATAGTTACATTGCATACAAGCCATTCCAGCCATTTTCATGGTTTCCTTGATAGATTTCGTTTTAGAAATTATCAACGGGTGATCTTTTGCTAAAACGATCAGTCCTTTTGTTGTTTTCGTAATCGTCGACTCAGGATCGACGATCTTTCCCATCATCGGACCGCCGTTAATTACGACAAAATCGTCAATGGTTGGTCCGCCAGCTAATTCCAATGCTTCACGCACTGTGATACCCAAAGGTACCTTCGTGGTAAGCTTATTCTTAACCTCACCTGTTAGTGTCAAATATGTATCCATAACCGGTTTATTGTCTACCATTATATCATAAATGTTCACAAGTGTCTCCACATTTATGACTAATGTATTCACGTTTAATGGAATTCCGCCTTCCGGTACAATCCGTCCAGTCGTCTCATAAACAAGAACCTGTTCGTCTCCGGCAGGATAAAAATTCTTTAACAAGTGCATTCTAATCTTAGGAAATTTAGGTAATTCTTTGTTTAATGCTTCAATTGCAGGTGTATATTTCTTTTTTAGGCCGATAATGCCTTCCTTTGCTTGTGTTTGATCCATAACAGCCTGAAGAGCTGTTAGCATTTTAACAGTCTCCAGAGCCATTAATTGTTGATCAACGCGCAATAATGGTTCGCATTCTGCGCCATTGACAACGACGGTGTCAACGGTGCAATTTAACTTGACCTGGGTTGGAAACCCTGCCCCGCCGGCACCTACGATGCCAGCGTTTTGTACCAATTCTACTAAATTTGCGCTCATGAACAACACCTCTATTATTTAATCGTAAATCCTCCTACTAATACACATCTTCTTTTACGAGTAAATGTCTTAGCAGATGTTAGGCCTTCACCGGTTGGGCCGGCAATGGTAAAGGTTGTATACCCTTCCCCGCCAACACCAATACCAGCATAGGAAGGACCATTTTTAACAAAAATAGTGGTTTGCACTCTTTTTGCCATTTCAGTTAAGTTGTTAATATTTGTTGAATGCATAATCGCGGTATGACGATTGCCATGTTCTAAGCTAACTGCTAAGTCAATACCTTCGGTAATATCTTTAACACGAATAATCGGAAGGATCGGCATCATCAATTCTTCAACTGCAAAGATATGATCTTTGCTGGTTTCCATGATGACAACACGAACCGAATCATCGACTTCAATACCAATTCCTTTTAGAATTACTTTTGCACTTCTACCCACATAGTCGCGGCTTAGACGACCACCGGGAATAACAAGTTCTTCTAATTCTGCAATTTTCTTGGCGTCTTTCAGCTCGTAAGCACCATTCTTCTTCATATTGAAGATCAGATAATCGGCAACTTGTTCAACAACAACAACTTCTTTTTCTGCAATACAAGGTAAGTTATTATCGAAACAACATCCATCGATAATGTCTTTCCCGGCTTTTTCAATATCAGCAGTTTCATCAACCAGTGCCGGTGGATTACCAGCGCCGGCGCCGATGGCTTTTTTACCACTTTGCAGTACTGTTTTAACAACCCCAGGACCACCAGTTGCACAGAGCATGGTGACTTTCGGACTGGCAAATAATACATTTGCGCTGTCAATGGTTGGTTCAGCAGTAGTAACAATCAGGTTTTCAGGTCCACCCGCTTCTAAAATTGCTTTGTTTAACAATTTTACTGTTAATGCACTGGTTTTTTTGGCGCTTGGGTGGGGAGCAAAGACAACCGTATTTCCTCCAGCCAACATGCCGATACCATTACAAATAACTGTTTCACTTGGATTAGTTGAAGGTGATACAGCACCGATCACACCAAATGGTGATTGTTCAATCAAAGTTAAACCATCATCACCGGTAAATGCATCAGCAACAAGATCTTCAATCCCTGGTGTTTTAGTGGTTGCCAACTCATGTTTTAAAAGTTTATGTTCATAATTGCCCATGCCTGTTTCTTCAACAGCCATTTGGCAAATCATTTCCATATTTTCTTTCTTTAACATTTCTGCTCTCATGGCAGCAATTAGTTTGCTTCTGAAAGATAAGGTTTCTCTCATAAAAGATTTTTGAGCGATAAAGGCGGCATCAATGGCATTTTCCATATCAGCAAAAACACCTAACTCACCATCTTTAAGAGGCTTTCCGCCTTCTTCTGCACAGTCAATTTCTGCCATTACTTTTTTTACAATATATTCTATACCTGTGGTATCTATATTCATACGAGGTACCTCCTGGATCGTGTTAATTTTTTTGTCTTATTTTAGTGCGTCAAGTCCAGCTTGAGCAACAGTCATGTCTTCAGCAACACTTCCGCCGCTTACTCCGATACCGCCGATGATTTTATCCCCTTCGTAAATAGGGAAGCCACCACCAAACACAACCATTCTTCCTTTATCACACGAGGCGATTCCAAAAAGTTGTCCTGATTCTTTGGCAAGATCAGCTGCTTGATCGGTGCCCATTTTGAGAGCAACTGCAGTATACGCTTTATTGGTCGCAATATCCATACTTGCCAATAAAGAATCTTCCATCCGGTTAAATAGTACGGTGTTACCGCTGGCATCGCATACCACAATTACCATTGGTACATCAATTTCGATTGCTTTTGCAGCAGCCGCTTCTGCCATTTTTTTTGCCATATCTAATAATTTTCCAGTAGTCGTCATTTTTTCTTCCTCCTGATTAATTAGTATTTTACAAAACAGCCAAAGCACTCATCGCAATAATCATGTCTTCGTCAACACTTCCGCCACTGACGCCAATTCCACCGATCACTTCGCCATTATGCTTTAAGGGATAACCACCGCCAAAGACGACCATGCGACCATTATTGGTCCATTGCAGGCCATAAAGCGAGCCATCCTCTTTTACTACATTCGCGACTTTATCTGTGGACATCTTCAGTGCATTGGCTGTATAAGCCTTATTCACTGAAATATCAATACTGACCATCAAGGCATCTTCCATGCGTTCAAAGTAAGCTAAATTTCCACCTGAATCAACCACCGAAAAAACAATGGGTACATTGATTTCTTCTGCTTTAACTCTGGCTGCGGCAGCCATTTTTTTTGCTAGAGTGAGTAAAGAATATTCTTTGTTCTGATCTTTTTCAATAACAGCACCCTCTTCGGTCTGATCTAATAAGCGCAGTTTTTCTTTAACCCGGTCTATGATTTCTTTTACTACACCATTAAACTCAACGGTACGTGCCAAGACAAAAAGCGTATCCGACAATCGATTGACGAACTTGACTAATTCTGGTCGACTGTCTTCATTTTCACGATTGTATTTTACAATCAATCGTTCGCCCCGTCTCACAACTGTTCGAGCGACATGAAGTGCGGCCGATGCAGGATTTGCACCTGGGATAATAAACGCTTTCTGAGGACCAATGATCGCCAGATACTGTTCCATGGTACATTCCATGTAATCCACATCAGCTTGCGATATTCTGTCTGCTAACATTGACTTGCCTTTTTCATCACTGGCAAGTTCCGCTCCCAATACGAAAATTCGTTTTTGTAAATAGTGCAATATTTCTTTAATTTCTTGATCTTCGCAAAGTGAATATGCTAAACCAATGGCCGAATTTGCTTCGTCCATAGTCCCATATGCATCAACACGGATATTATCCTTCGGCGTACGACTGGATCCAAAAAGTCCAGTCTCGCCTTTGTCCCCTCCTCGGGTATACACATTTGGCATCTCTTCACCTCACTAAACGATCTGAATTTCATCAATGATACCGACAATGGTCATATCAATTGGTGCCATCTTATCGCCATAAACATACCGGGCATTACTGCCGGATGTAACAATAACTGTTTCACCAATCCCTGCGCCCACCGAGTCCACGGCAATTGCTGTGGAAGAACTTGAATATTTTTCAAATTCACCGTATTCATCAATTTTTTTAATAATCAGCAGTTTACATCCCACAAGATTAGGATCTTTTTGGGTTGATACTACGTTTCCGACTACTTTTGCTAACTGCATAAATTCACCACCCTTTTAAATCCTAATAACCTGAAGCCCAAATTCCTTTATGGCTTCAACAGCATACTCCGTAACAATTGATCCAGCAGGTATTTTAACTGTTTTTGCTCCCCGAATCTTTAAAATGTCGGTGCGTGAGATAACTTTTTTATCCAATACGCATTCGCCATTATTTCCGGACAAGCCATTATTCGCCACTGGCTCTTTTTTGCTGGGAAGATCTGTTGTTTCAGCGATTAATTCTTTAGTATCTGTGGGGGTTCCACCAACACAAGTTGCATATAAGTCTTTGCCATTGACAACTTTCATTCCAAATTCTCGAAGTGTTTCAACATTGTTATTCAACATTTCTCGATACTTTGGCGATGATTTTCCCATACCAAGGGTTGCTCTCTGGGGATCATCCGGATCACACGCATTTTTTGCTGCAACAACCGGCGTACCGGCCATAAAGCCATGATTGATAAGTGATAACAAAACCGTATCTGTAATCCCCACAGCCAATTTAGCTGCAGTATTCACACTCATGGTTGCAATCACAAACATGTCTGCCGATGAGTAAAGCTCTTTTTGGCTTTTAATGTTACCACTGTGATAAATCACATCAAGATTCAATTCTTTTTGAATAGCCGCCGGATTTAACACCATCATGCCATCATCAGAAAGAACAACTTTTAATTGCCAACCATCTTTTTGTAATTTCAACAGTGAATCCATCGACTCTTTAAAACCAATCGTAGCTCCCGTAAAGAAAACAACTGCTTTTTTAGGTTGATTTTTTATTCGCCTGACAACCTCGTCGACAATTTTTTGAATGAGACCATCCAATAAACCGTTTTCGAGCATTTTCTCCATGTCCAAATTCTATCACCACATTTCTTACCTTTGACAATTAAAGGCGATCCCTAAGGGTGTTACCAATAATGGTTCTACTGGTTTAATGGTTTTGATGCCTGTTTCATCTTCAAATATTTTTTCAAAATCATCAAAGACACACGCCCCGCCAACCACATAAATAACATCAACATCGTACCCGACCACAAATCGATTAACGATTGACGCCATCTTCTGCACAACGGGTTTGATAATTGGAAATATCTTCTTTTGCGATTCGTTCTTTTTAAGTTCCTCTGCTTCTTCAAAGCTTATATGATGAAAACCTGCCAGTACCAGGCTCATATGGGTCCCTCCGGTCGCTTCATCGGCTGTGAAAATAACTTCACCATCTTTAAGAATACTGATTCCGGTGGTTCCACCACCAACATCTACAACGGCTCCATTTTGAATACCCAAAACGGTCGCTGCTGCAGTCGGTTCATCAACAACATTTGTAACAACAAAGTCAGCTGAATCCACCACGTTGGAGATAATCTTTGTATTCCCTGCCAAGATACCGGGAGGAATGGCTGTAGCTGCTTTAGCGTATGTTAAATCAACGCCTAATATACCTTCAACCTCACCTTTGAGTTTTCGCACGATTTGGCTTGCTCCGAGATAGTCTACGACAATTCCATCGCGCACCACTGACGCACCTTGAGTAGCTCCAGCAATGGGACGATTATTCTCATCAACCACTGCGATGACAATATTTGCAGTACCAAGATCCACGCCAACTTTCAACTCACCAGTGTAAGCATTGGCCTTTTTTCCTCGAATTAATTCTGCAAATTCCAATATTGCGTCGTTACCAGATTTCCAATCCATCATTTCACCTGTTTGGGATTATTTTTAAATAATCATCGTTGTTAAGTCCTGCTGCATTTGCTTCATCGGTATCCAGATGCATTTCATAGTCAAATTTATCCGATACCCGGGCCAATACATTACAGAAGATTGTTTTACGAATACCGCTTGTTTCAACACTAACCCAGTCTTTATCTTTAATCCCAAGTTTTTCAGCTACATCTGTTGGCATATGGATGTGTCGAAGTGCGACAATCACCCCATGACTCAGTGTAACAGAACCGCATGGTCCTTCAAGCGTAATTCCTGGTGTGCCTTCAAGTTTCCCTGATTCACAAACTGGGGCTTTAATGCCCAGTGTTCTGGCATCTGTTAAGGATATTTCGATTTGACTTTCCGGTCTGGCTGGTCCTAAAATTCGAACCTTGTCAAAGCAACCTTTGGGTCCAACTACTTTAACCGTTTCCTTTGCCGCATATTGTCCTGGCTGCTTTAGATCTTTAATATTTGTCAACTCATGCCCTTTTCCAAAAAGTGTTTCAATATCTTCTTGAGAAAGATGGATGTGTTTATTGGAAATACCCAAAACAACCCGATTCGGGCTATCTTTTTCGCTAATTAATTTTTTAACCGTATTAATTACGATTTGCTCAATTACTTTTTTTTCGTCTTCGTTCATGCTTACACCTTTTCTTCAAAAGATCATTTCTGTCTGAATGTACTAACAGAATTTTTTTGATTACTCTTCAGTAATCTCGTCACCTATTTCTTCTGCTGGTTCTTCATTTTTTTCTTCAATGTCAACTTCAGCTTTTGGCACAACCGGTGGTGTATAGCCCACTGTTTGACTGTTGTAAATTAATTTTTCAATTCCTTCACTGGGTCGGGCAATCACTTTAGTTCCCCAAACGCCTCGACCTTTAGCACAAGCCGCCGTAGCAGCTTCAACAGCAGCCTTGACCGCGCCAACATCTCCCGCCACTTTAATGGTGGACATGCCATCGCCTTTACAGGCTTCATAGCCAATCAGTCTTACATTTGCTGACTTGACCGCCGCATCGGCAGCTTCGATAGCTGTGGCCAACCCAATAGCTTCTATTAGGCCGATGGCCTCTCCTCTATTCAAATTAACCCCTCCTTACGACAGTTCAGTATTATCAAGATTTTTAAATGGCATTCTTTTTACCAGGCGAGCGGCATTGCTTCCGATTGCTCGTAGCGTTGCCTCATCACTATAAGATGGAATTCTGAAAATGGGTTGATCCTCTTTTAATTTAATAAAATGAAGAACCACTTCGTTCTCGGTGATTCCGATGCCAACACCTAAATGGGATAATTCCGCTCCTCTAAAAGCAAGCTCCACCGGGTTGGATTCTTCCAGTTCCTCGACGGAAAAAGGGATACCTTCTTCTTCGATTCCATGTAATACTTCGTCAACGACCTTTTGATACGTCATATTTTTACCATGGACAACTTTAATTTCTGGTTTTGGGGCATCGAAATTCATATGCATATTATTCACCTTCTTCGTAAGCAAGTACGAGACCGGTGGCTACTGCATTACGTGGACCCTCAACACCTCTAATATTCGCCCGTCCTGAAACGATACTGTACTTAGATAAGGCATCTGTTACCAATTGCGGAATCTCAAAATCAAGTGCTGATCCTCCTACTAATGTAACAAATTCGATATCCCGAACATTTCCGGTGGGACTAACCCGTTCTAATGAACGAATGGCATTTACAACAAATACTTTTGTTTTTGCTTCTCGACGTACTGCTCGAATACGTTCTAGTGAAAAGTTACCCGGCATGGGTATCATTCCATTTGGTGTCAAAATGACAACCCGTGCAAAAGTTCTGGGATCAAGTGGTTTGTCAAAAAATTGAACGGTTCCATCTTCATGACGAATATGGAATAAACTTTCAA
This window encodes:
- a CDS encoding BMC domain-containing protein; this translates as MKKAVGFMEFKSIPVGIESTDEMLKSGNVELLMASPLCPGKYVSIIAGDVGAVEASIKNGAHVGGIHMLESHVIPNIHPDVLPAMLGAGEIGDVKSLGIVETINAISSILIGDICAKASNVELLEIRIARGLGGKGFVLITGEISSVKMAIQTAQNEMAESNLITSYSVIASPHKDIQKILF
- a CDS encoding phosphate propanoyltransferase; translation: MNEDEKKVIEQIVINTVKKLISEKDSPNRVVLGISNKHIHLSQEDIETLFGKGHELTNIKDLKQPGQYAAKETVKVVGPKGCFDKVRILGPARPESQIEISLTDARTLGIKAPVCESGKLEGTPGITLEGPCGSVTLSHGVIVALRHIHMPTDVAEKLGIKDKDWVSVETSGIRKTIFCNVLARVSDKFDYEMHLDTDEANAAGLNNDDYLKIIPNR
- a CDS encoding flavoprotein, producing the protein MEKMLENGLLDGLIQKIVDEVVRRIKNQPKKAVVFFTGATIGFKESMDSLLKLQKDGWQLKVVLSDDGMMVLNPAAIQKELNLDVIYHSGNIKSQKELYSSADMFVIATMSVNTAAKLAVGITDTVLLSLINHGFMAGTPVVAAKNACDPDDPQRATLGMGKSSPKYREMLNNNVETLREFGMKVVNGKDLYATCVGGTPTDTKELIAETTDLPSKKEPVANNGLSGNNGECVLDKKVISRTDILKIRGAKTVKIPAGSIVTEYAVEAIKEFGLQVIRI
- a CDS encoding EutN/CcmL family microcompartment protein — its product is MQLAKVVGNVVSTQKDPNLVGCKLLIIKKIDEYGEFEKYSSSSTAIAVDSVGAGIGETVIVTSGSNARYVYGDKMAPIDMTIVGIIDEIQIV
- a CDS encoding 4Fe-4S dicluster domain-containing protein, giving the protein MSANLVELVQNAGIVGAGGAGFPTQVKLNCTVDTVVVNGAECEPLLRVDQQLMALETVKMLTALQAVMDQTQAKEGIIGLKKKYTPAIEALNKELPKFPKIRMHLLKNFYPAGDEQVLVYETTGRIVPEGGIPLNVNTLVINVETLVNIYDIMVDNKPVMDTYLTLTGEVKNKLTTKVPLGITVREALELAGGPTIDDFVVINGGPMMGKIVDPESTITKTTKGLIVLAKDHPLIISKTKSIKETMKMAGMACMQCNYCTELCPRYALGHNLQPHKLMRIAAYGSTCDTTTQATNAFLCCECGLCQYACVMDLQPWKFNTMLKRELGSRGLKNPHHEAPTSAIPFREGKQFNVYRLVSRLGLTKYDLPAPMVETDKTFTKVNLLLSQHIGAPAVAVVNVGDYVERGQLVGDIPDGKLSSKVFASISGRILAADSEKITIES
- a CDS encoding heme-binding protein codes for the protein MTTTGKLLDMAKKMAEAAAAKAIEIDVPMVIVVCDASGNTVLFNRMEDSLLASMDIATNKAYTAVALKMGTDQAADLAKESGQLFGIASCDKGRMVVFGGGFPIYEGDKIIGGIGVSGGSVAEDMTVAQAGLDALK
- the eutJ gene encoding ethanolamine utilization protein EutJ — its product is MDWKSGNDAILEFAELIRGKKANAYTGELKVGVDLGTANIVIAVVDENNRPIAGATQGASVVRDGIVVDYLGASQIVRKLKGEVEGILGVDLTYAKAATAIPPGILAGNTKIISNVVDSADFVVTNVVDEPTAAATVLGIQNGAVVDVGGGTTGISILKDGEVIFTADEATGGTHMSLVLAGFHHISFEEAEELKKNESQKKIFPIIKPVVQKMASIVNRFVVGYDVDVIYVVGGACVFDDFEKIFEDETGIKTIKPVEPLLVTPLGIAFNCQR
- a CDS encoding BMC domain-containing protein, with translation MNRGEAIGLIEAIGLATAIEAADAAVKSANVRLIGYEACKGDGMSTIKVAGDVGAVKAAVEAATAACAKGRGVWGTKVIARPSEGIEKLIYNSQTVGYTPPVVPKAEVDIEEKNEEPAEEIGDEITEE
- a CDS encoding cob(I)yrinic acid a,c-diamide adenosyltransferase; this encodes MPNVYTRGGDKGETGLFGSSRTPKDNIRVDAYGTMDEANSAIGLAYSLCEDQEIKEILHYLQKRIFVLGAELASDEKGKSMLADRISQADVDYMECTMEQYLAIIGPQKAFIIPGANPASAALHVARTVVRRGERLIVKYNRENEDSRPELVKFVNRLSDTLFVLARTVEFNGVVKEIIDRVKEKLRLLDQTEEGAVIEKDQNKEYSLLTLAKKMAAAARVKAEEINVPIVFSVVDSGGNLAYFERMEDALMVSIDISVNKAYTANALKMSTDKVANVVKEDGSLYGLQWTNNGRMVVFGGGYPLKHNGEVIGGIGVSGGSVDEDMIIAMSALAVL
- a CDS encoding aldehyde dehydrogenase family protein — its product is MNIDTTGIEYIVKKVMAEIDCAEEGGKPLKDGELGVFADMENAIDAAFIAQKSFMRETLSFRSKLIAAMRAEMLKKENMEMICQMAVEETGMGNYEHKLLKHELATTKTPGIEDLVADAFTGDDGLTLIEQSPFGVIGAVSPSTNPSETVICNGIGMLAGGNTVVFAPHPSAKKTSALTVKLLNKAILEAGGPENLIVTTAEPTIDSANVLFASPKVTMLCATGGPGVVKTVLQSGKKAIGAGAGNPPALVDETADIEKAGKDIIDGCCFDNNLPCIAEKEVVVVEQVADYLIFNMKKNGAYELKDAKKIAELEELVIPGGRLSRDYVGRSAKVILKGIGIEVDDSVRVVIMETSKDHIFAVEELMMPILPIIRVKDITEGIDLAVSLEHGNRHTAIMHSTNINNLTEMAKRVQTTIFVKNGPSYAGIGVGGEGYTTFTIAGPTGEGLTSAKTFTRKRRCVLVGGFTIK
- a CDS encoding glycerol dehydratase reactivase beta/small subunit family protein; translated protein: MHMNFDAPKPEIKVVHGKNMTYQKVVDEVLHGIEEEGIPFSVEELEESNPVELAFRGAELSHLGVGIGITENEVVLHFIKLKEDQPIFRIPSYSDEATLRAIGSNAARLVKRMPFKNLDNTELS